From one Agathobaculum sp. NTUH-O15-33 genomic stretch:
- a CDS encoding cobalamin-dependent protein (Presence of a B(12) (cobalamin)-binding domain implies dependence on cobalamin itself, in one of its several forms, or in some unusual lineages, dependence on a cobalamin-like analog.) — protein sequence MNEAALEYIKSLKPAPHADGKALVREGMALGKTLTYGRSGYLRTQSKYKSHMEMKMDMARQGKIYWNILLGLATLDEQVEAIREIYRFTERTGLTVNCVQAIPSGLVALPPEYRENAPQTTSFEMYSQEDYDVQEGAAPIDVTFNDYHLFSPNALENTIRAIQAGSPRIGDMTQFFWGYAGFDDDVKRFSDVCRAMGIMASKRDEMVAAETYLDDGYPGYFLDCASYVGYALLEHYICTALCGARYTISFGGLLSENDTRCAVAMALNELMSTEEQTVLTYLNSSTNLQWDHDIHGNYGISVPEMLFEMLVEKKYHMGLGINPVSITEKLRVPTLEELCNIFAAGKRAEEKADEWMPYFNFAPLEQMRDVMVREGKKMFENTLEGLKAAGIDIEDPLEMFLLLKKMNPIRFEQMFHSSTYGTESREIRPFYPTVLGRQTVEMKEEVTSALREQGFEQPLTGKRVVVASGDAHTYGLVLVEGVLTDMGATVTNGGVDMDPIDMLDLADEEDTPFIGISCHNGQALDYARQLTQLAKERGKEYWVFMGGKLNAILPGDAEPTEIAGMLTELGIHAENNIAQTVAQLAAL from the coding sequence ATGAACGAAGCGGCACTGGAATACATAAAAAGCCTAAAACCCGCGCCGCACGCGGACGGTAAAGCGCTGGTGCGCGAGGGGATGGCGCTGGGCAAAACGCTAACCTATGGGCGCAGCGGTTATCTGCGCACGCAGAGCAAGTACAAAAGCCACATGGAAATGAAAATGGATATGGCGCGGCAGGGCAAGATTTACTGGAACATCCTGCTCGGTCTGGCCACGCTGGACGAACAGGTGGAAGCGATTCGCGAGATCTACCGGTTCACCGAGCGCACCGGCCTTACGGTCAACTGCGTGCAGGCCATTCCCTCCGGTCTGGTGGCGCTGCCGCCGGAATACCGCGAGAACGCGCCGCAAACGACCAGCTTCGAGATGTACTCGCAGGAGGACTACGACGTACAGGAGGGCGCGGCGCCCATCGACGTGACTTTTAACGATTACCACCTGTTTTCGCCGAACGCTTTGGAGAATACCATACGCGCGATTCAAGCGGGCTCGCCCCGTATCGGCGATATGACCCAATTTTTCTGGGGTTACGCGGGCTTTGACGACGATGTAAAGCGTTTTTCCGACGTATGCCGGGCCATGGGCATCATGGCCTCCAAGCGGGATGAGATGGTCGCGGCCGAAACCTATCTGGACGACGGCTATCCCGGTTATTTTCTGGATTGCGCCTCTTACGTGGGCTACGCGCTTTTGGAGCACTATATCTGCACCGCGCTGTGCGGCGCGCGGTACACCATCAGCTTCGGCGGCCTTTTGAGCGAGAACGATACGCGCTGCGCGGTCGCCATGGCGCTGAACGAACTGATGAGCACCGAGGAACAGACGGTGCTGACCTATCTGAACAGCTCGACCAATTTGCAATGGGATCATGATATCCACGGCAACTACGGCATCAGCGTGCCGGAAATGCTCTTTGAAATGCTGGTGGAGAAGAAATATCACATGGGCCTCGGCATCAATCCGGTATCCATCACCGAAAAGCTGCGCGTGCCCACGCTGGAGGAGCTGTGCAATATTTTCGCGGCCGGTAAGCGCGCCGAGGAAAAGGCGGACGAATGGATGCCGTACTTCAACTTCGCGCCGCTTGAGCAAATGCGCGACGTGATGGTGCGCGAAGGCAAAAAGATGTTTGAAAACACGCTGGAAGGCCTGAAGGCCGCCGGTATCGATATTGAAGACCCGCTGGAAATGTTCCTGCTGCTGAAGAAGATGAACCCCATCCGCTTCGAGCAGATGTTCCATTCCTCCACCTACGGCACGGAAAGCCGGGAGATCCGCCCGTTCTATCCGACCGTGCTGGGCCGCCAGACGGTGGAGATGAAGGAGGAAGTCACCTCCGCGCTGCGCGAGCAGGGCTTCGAGCAGCCGCTCACGGGTAAACGGGTCGTAGTCGCCTCGGGCGACGCGCACACCTATGGTCTGGTGCTGGTCGAAGGCGTTTTGACCGATATGGGCGCTACCGTGACCAACGGCGGCGTGGACATGGACCCGATCGATATGCTCGATCTGGCGGATGAGGAGGACACCCCGTTCATCGGCATCAGCTGCCACAACGGGCAGGCGCTCGACTACGCGCGGCAGCTCACGCAGCTGGCAAAGGAGCGTGGCAAGGAATACTGGGTGTTCATGGGCGGCAAGCTCAACGCGATCCTGCCCGGCGACGCCGAACCGACCGAGATCGCCGGAATGCTGACCGAGCTGGGCATTCACGCGGAAAACAATATCGCGCAGACCGTGGCGCAGCTCGCGGCGCTGTAA
- a CDS encoding alpha/beta hydrolase family protein: MEKQIAFCSRGRTVRGAAHVPAGAHGAPVIVMCHGFTGNMSEHGLFEAFAEQACGAGFYALRFDCVGSGGSDGDFAADTYLGGWRDDMLAALAFAADQPETDAARMAVMGISMGAAAALLTLPDSRVRAAVGWAPVLYPAETFLKIMGEENWQKLKNGETIHHEYADSSFDAAPRFVQDAETLSVERAVCESGKPVLLRLGTADTVVDSAFGPRIASHGLPFVTVQTVPGEDHGFAHCKQENYDETIAFFRRRLMEKGAER, from the coding sequence ATGGAAAAACAGATAGCCTTTTGTAGCAGGGGACGCACGGTGCGCGGCGCGGCGCATGTGCCCGCGGGCGCGCATGGCGCGCCGGTCATCGTGATGTGCCACGGCTTTACGGGCAACATGTCCGAGCACGGCCTGTTTGAAGCGTTTGCCGAACAGGCCTGCGGCGCGGGTTTCTACGCGCTGCGGTTCGATTGCGTCGGCTCCGGCGGGAGCGACGGAGACTTTGCCGCGGATACCTACCTTGGCGGCTGGCGCGATGATATGCTGGCGGCGCTTGCGTTCGCGGCGGATCAGCCCGAGACCGACGCCGCCCGTATGGCGGTGATGGGGATCAGCATGGGCGCGGCGGCGGCCCTGCTCACCCTGCCGGACAGCCGTGTGCGCGCCGCCGTGGGCTGGGCGCCGGTGCTGTACCCGGCGGAGACCTTTTTAAAGATCATGGGTGAAGAAAACTGGCAAAAGCTCAAAAACGGAGAAACGATCCATCACGAGTACGCCGACAGCAGCTTTGACGCCGCGCCCCGGTTCGTACAGGACGCTGAAACCCTATCGGTGGAACGGGCCGTTTGCGAGAGCGGAAAGCCGGTGCTGCTGCGCCTTGGCACGGCGGACACGGTGGTAGACAGCGCCTTTGGGCCGCGGATCGCGTCGCACGGCCTGCCGTTTGTCACGGTGCAGACCGTGCCGGGCGAGGATCACGGCTTTGCCCACTGTAAACAGGAGAACTATGACGAAACGATCGCCTTTTTCAGGCGGCGCCTGATGGAGAAAGGGGCGGAACGATGA
- a CDS encoding hydantoinase/oxoprolinase family protein — translation MAAILGIDTGGTYTDGVLIDPKTRAVCAKAKAFTTRENLASGIAACMERLPEKLLRESVMVCLSTTLATNAVVEGRSGRVGAFLMGRSFDRPLPAARVTRLRGELDIKGRQLTALDEDEIRRKALEMRGEVDAAAISGFASVRDPSHENRVKEIVRQTLGVPVVCAHELSQQLGFYDRTVTAVLNAGLIPGITELISAVETVLDSYGLAAAPVMIVKGDGSLMRREYALDRPIETVLSGPAASIVGGRYLTNEDDALVLDMGGTTTDIAHIKGGRASISAAGAAVGGWRTQLRAADIYTYGVGGDSRLAFDPQGGLTVGPRRVVPLCVAGVHAPWLAGELRQSMGRAMTELGEEQYAECYRLTGRVGENLTAREQTLLGLLADGVHSLFWLADRTGCDAAKLGLEPLVRRGLIQRCGLTPTDLLHAAGRFSRWNAETASAGAAVMAARAGKAEDVFLQQAIDTVERSVGMACLCTALGLTGCDANADTIAAYLWNSAVKNAPDDLLRLRLSVDRPVIALGAPVAAWLPAVCGALGARLLIPEHAEVANAVGAAVGNVSVEVTALIRPDQYHEKLVVHAPWGAKAFDTLDEAERFAACKAAQYAAAEAEAAGSTAVELTQTVRPVYAERPGTTEKSFVEMQLRVVAVGAPAWNENKV, via the coding sequence ATGGCGGCGATACTGGGCATCGATACGGGCGGCACCTATACGGACGGCGTGCTGATCGACCCAAAAACGCGCGCGGTCTGCGCCAAGGCAAAGGCGTTCACCACGCGGGAAAATCTGGCGAGCGGCATAGCCGCGTGTATGGAGCGGCTACCGGAAAAGCTGTTGCGCGAAAGCGTGATGGTGTGCCTTTCTACCACGCTGGCGACCAACGCGGTCGTCGAGGGCAGGAGCGGCCGGGTCGGCGCGTTTCTGATGGGGCGGTCGTTCGACCGCCCGCTGCCCGCCGCCCGCGTCACGCGGCTGCGGGGCGAACTGGACATCAAGGGCCGCCAGCTGACCGCGCTGGATGAGGACGAAATCCGGCGAAAGGCGCTTGAAATGCGGGGCGAAGTGGACGCGGCGGCCATTTCCGGCTTTGCCAGCGTGCGCGACCCGTCGCATGAAAACCGGGTGAAGGAGATCGTGCGGCAAACGCTCGGCGTGCCCGTCGTATGCGCGCACGAACTGAGCCAGCAGCTTGGCTTTTATGACCGCACGGTGACCGCCGTGCTCAACGCGGGGCTGATTCCCGGCATCACCGAGCTGATAAGCGCGGTCGAGACCGTGCTGGATTCGTACGGACTGGCGGCTGCGCCCGTCATGATCGTCAAGGGCGACGGCAGCCTGATGCGGCGCGAATATGCGCTCGACCGGCCGATCGAGACCGTGCTATCCGGCCCGGCGGCCAGCATCGTCGGCGGGCGGTATCTGACAAACGAGGACGACGCGCTGGTGCTCGATATGGGCGGCACCACCACCGATATCGCGCATATCAAGGGCGGCCGCGCCTCGATCAGCGCGGCGGGGGCAGCGGTGGGCGGCTGGCGCACCCAGCTGCGCGCGGCGGATATCTATACCTACGGCGTGGGCGGCGACAGCCGTCTGGCGTTCGATCCGCAGGGCGGGCTGACCGTGGGCCCGCGGCGGGTGGTTCCGTTGTGCGTGGCCGGCGTGCACGCGCCTTGGCTCGCCGGAGAACTGCGGCAGAGCATGGGCCGCGCCATGACCGAGCTGGGCGAGGAGCAATATGCCGAGTGCTACCGCCTGACCGGACGGGTGGGCGAAAACCTGACGGCGAGAGAGCAAACGCTGCTTGGGCTGCTTGCCGACGGGGTGCACAGCCTGTTCTGGTTAGCCGACCGGACCGGCTGCGACGCGGCGAAGCTGGGGCTGGAGCCGCTTGTGCGGCGCGGCCTGATCCAGCGCTGCGGCCTTACGCCGACCGATCTGCTGCATGCTGCCGGGCGGTTCAGCCGCTGGAATGCGGAAACCGCGTCCGCGGGCGCGGCGGTCATGGCCGCCCGCGCGGGCAAGGCCGAGGACGTGTTTTTGCAGCAGGCGATCGACACGGTCGAGCGCAGCGTGGGCATGGCCTGCCTGTGCACCGCGCTGGGCCTGACCGGCTGCGATGCGAACGCCGATACGATCGCGGCGTATTTGTGGAACAGCGCGGTGAAAAACGCGCCGGACGATCTGCTCCGCCTGCGGCTTTCGGTCGACCGGCCCGTGATCGCGCTGGGCGCGCCGGTGGCCGCGTGGCTGCCGGCCGTTTGCGGGGCGCTGGGCGCCCGGTTGCTCATTCCCGAGCACGCCGAGGTCGCCAACGCGGTGGGCGCGGCGGTTGGCAATGTGTCGGTCGAGGTAACGGCGCTGATCCGGCCCGACCAGTATCACGAAAAGCTGGTCGTGCACGCGCCGTGGGGCGCGAAAGCGTTTGACACGCTGGACGAGGCCGAACGGTTCGCCGCCTGCAAAGCCGCGCAATATGCGGCCGCGGAAGCCGAAGCGGCGGGCAGCACGGCGGTGGAGTTAACGCAAACCGTGCGTCCGGTCTATGCCGAACGTCCGGGCACCACAGAAAAAAGCTTTGTAGAGATGCAGCTCCGGGTCGTGGCGGTCGGCGCGCCTGCATGGAACGAAAATAAGGTCTGA
- a CDS encoding aspartate aminotransferase family protein, producing MDKKPYEKLLDRIENAECVTPGNKAGLVDFLTYEHPGDVLFTKWDYPQIIERGKGNRIWDVDGKEYIDCISGMSAMNLGHSDKRIADAMYDQYMNKLDFWFDFPTPERLKLVKRLTELTPGDFPKRVRLALSGSDAIENAIRLARYATKRQHIISFYGAYHGQNTATMGLTGSGRMTSYYNPMPSQDNCIHQFPYPYAYRNPYGDGDGVDCARQCVQVIDNMMSTGVTPMGAPDAGICNVAALIVEPCQSSAGYIVPPEGFLRELRKLADKYGFLLIFDEVQTGMGRTGKMWACEHEGVAPDILVFGKALGCGIPMSGIVGRADLFEDIDVSFICSTYAGYSMGCRVANTVLDIIEEDHLLEVCTKAGERIVKKADELMEKHPIVGTYDAKGVYFGLELVRDRATKEPAKAEAHELINNMRDAGLLAQLNGYYNNRISFIPPINITEAQVDEIFDILEAEIAKIEKKYDIK from the coding sequence ATGGATAAAAAGCCCTATGAAAAACTGTTGGATCGGATCGAAAACGCAGAATGCGTTACGCCGGGTAATAAAGCGGGTCTGGTAGACTTCCTTACATATGAACATCCGGGCGACGTGCTTTTCACCAAATGGGATTACCCGCAGATCATTGAACGCGGCAAGGGCAACCGCATTTGGGATGTGGACGGCAAGGAGTATATCGACTGCATTTCGGGCATGTCCGCGATGAACCTCGGCCACTCCGACAAGCGCATTGCCGATGCGATGTACGACCAGTACATGAACAAGCTGGATTTCTGGTTTGACTTCCCAACGCCGGAGCGCCTGAAGCTGGTCAAGCGACTGACCGAGCTCACCCCGGGCGATTTTCCGAAGAGAGTGCGTTTGGCGTTGTCCGGCTCGGACGCGATCGAAAACGCCATCCGTCTGGCCCGTTATGCGACAAAGCGGCAGCACATCATTTCCTTCTACGGCGCTTACCACGGCCAGAACACCGCTACCATGGGCCTGACCGGCTCGGGTCGTATGACCAGCTACTACAATCCCATGCCGTCGCAGGATAACTGCATCCATCAGTTCCCCTATCCGTATGCGTACCGCAATCCCTACGGCGACGGAGACGGCGTGGACTGCGCGCGGCAGTGCGTACAGGTAATCGACAATATGATGAGCACCGGCGTTACGCCGATGGGCGCGCCGGACGCGGGCATCTGCAACGTCGCCGCGCTGATCGTCGAGCCGTGCCAGAGCTCCGCGGGCTACATCGTTCCGCCCGAAGGCTTCCTGCGCGAGCTGCGCAAACTGGCCGACAAGTACGGCTTCCTGCTCATCTTTGACGAGGTGCAGACCGGCATGGGCCGGACCGGCAAGATGTGGGCGTGCGAGCACGAGGGCGTTGCGCCCGATATTCTGGTATTCGGCAAGGCGCTGGGCTGCGGCATCCCGATGTCCGGCATCGTGGGCCGGGCGGACCTGTTTGAGGATATCGACGTAAGCTTCATCTGCTCCACTTACGCGGGCTACTCCATGGGCTGCCGCGTCGCCAACACGGTGCTCGATATCATCGAGGAGGATCACCTGCTCGAGGTATGCACAAAGGCCGGCGAGCGCATCGTGAAAAAGGCTGACGAACTGATGGAAAAGCATCCGATCGTGGGCACATACGATGCCAAGGGCGTTTACTTTGGTTTGGAGCTTGTCCGCGACCGCGCGACCAAGGAACCGGCAAAGGCCGAGGCGCACGAGCTGATCAACAACATGCGCGACGCGGGCCTGCTGGCTCAGCTGAACGGATACTACAATAATCGCATTTCCTTCATCCCGCCGATCAATATCACCGAGGCGCAGGTGGATGAGATCTTCGATATTTTGGAGGCCGAGATCGCCAAGATCGAAAAGAAATACGACATCAAGTAA
- a CDS encoding SDR family NAD(P)-dependent oxidoreductase, with protein MERIALVTGGSSGIGRAIVAALAEQGHTVIFTYRSPRGAEQTMALVRRLGGKVEAVACDLADTAAAREMAEQIAARYGRIDILVNCAGLSNTKPIEEIDETEWDRMLDTNLKAPFFLTKAVFRSMRRVGFGRIVWITSIAGDRGGLYSGVHYSASKGGLAAMAKCFARLGAAYGVTSNAVSPGVVETPMSREEGVPADDVPLGRAARPEEVAEAVCFLASDGAGYITGATIDVNGGQYMR; from the coding sequence ATGGAAAGGATCGCATTGGTAACGGGCGGCAGTTCGGGAATTGGGCGCGCGATCGTGGCGGCACTGGCGGAGCAGGGGCATACGGTCATATTTACTTACCGTTCGCCGCGCGGCGCGGAACAAACAATGGCTTTGGTGCGGCGGCTCGGCGGCAAGGTCGAGGCGGTGGCCTGCGACCTTGCGGATACCGCGGCGGCGCGCGAGATGGCGGAACAGATCGCGGCAAGGTACGGCAGGATCGATATATTGGTCAACTGCGCGGGGCTGTCGAACACCAAGCCCATAGAGGAAATAGATGAAACAGAATGGGACCGTATGCTGGACACCAATTTAAAGGCACCATTTTTCCTGACCAAAGCCGTATTCCGTTCTATGCGTCGCGTGGGCTTTGGGCGTATCGTTTGGATTACCTCAATCGCGGGCGACCGGGGCGGCCTGTATTCGGGCGTACATTATAGTGCGTCCAAGGGCGGGCTGGCGGCCATGGCCAAGTGCTTTGCGCGGCTGGGCGCGGCGTACGGCGTTACCTCTAACGCGGTGTCGCCCGGCGTGGTGGAGACTCCCATGTCGCGCGAGGAAGGCGTGCCGGCTGACGATGTGCCCCTTGGCCGTGCGGCCCGGCCCGAGGAGGTGGCGGAAGCGGTGTGCTTTTTGGCTTCCGACGGGGCGGGGTATATCACCGGTGCGACGATCGATGTGAACGGCGGACAATATATGAGATAA
- the ald gene encoding alanine dehydrogenase — MIIGLVKEIKNNEFRVGLTPGNVKAYADAGHTVLVETGAGAGSGFDDGEYAVAGAAILPDAASVWEQAEMIVKVKEPIESEYQFLKKDQILYTYLHLAADRPLTDAILAAGTKAVAYETIVGKNGGLPCLAPMSEIAGRMSVQQAAKYLERTYGGRGLLLSGVPGVEKANIVILGGGGVGTNACKIAVGMGANVTILDVNVQRLAYLDDIFGSRIQTLYSTRANILSAISQADVVIGAVLIPGRKAPKLVLREDLKKMRKGAVLVDVAVDQGGCIETTHATTHQDPIFEIDGIVHYCVANMPGAVARTSTIALTNTTLNYGLTIAGQGLEAAVRADKGLAEGVNCYAGKCTLDGVAEAFGMECFDIESLI; from the coding sequence ATGATCATCGGACTTGTCAAAGAGATCAAGAATAATGAATTCCGCGTCGGACTCACGCCCGGCAATGTAAAGGCTTACGCCGACGCAGGGCATACCGTGCTGGTTGAAACGGGCGCGGGCGCGGGTTCTGGCTTCGACGATGGCGAATACGCCGTCGCCGGCGCGGCCATCCTGCCGGACGCCGCCTCCGTTTGGGAGCAGGCGGAAATGATCGTCAAGGTAAAGGAACCGATCGAGTCGGAATATCAGTTCCTCAAGAAGGATCAGATCCTTTATACGTACCTGCACCTTGCGGCCGACCGGCCGCTGACCGACGCCATCCTCGCGGCGGGCACCAAAGCGGTCGCGTACGAGACCATCGTCGGCAAGAACGGCGGACTGCCCTGCTTGGCCCCGATGAGCGAGATCGCGGGCCGCATGTCGGTACAGCAGGCGGCCAAGTACTTAGAGCGCACCTACGGCGGCCGCGGCCTGCTGCTTTCCGGCGTGCCGGGTGTGGAAAAGGCAAACATCGTCATTCTGGGCGGCGGCGGCGTTGGCACCAACGCCTGCAAAATCGCGGTCGGCATGGGCGCGAACGTCACCATCCTCGACGTCAACGTACAGCGCCTCGCCTATCTGGACGATATTTTCGGCAGCCGCATCCAGACGCTTTACAGCACCCGCGCCAACATCCTTTCGGCCATTTCGCAGGCGGACGTCGTGATCGGCGCCGTGCTGATTCCCGGCCGCAAGGCGCCCAAGCTCGTTCTGCGCGAGGATCTGAAGAAAATGCGTAAGGGCGCTGTGCTGGTAGACGTGGCCGTCGATCAGGGCGGCTGCATTGAGACCACCCACGCCACCACCCATCAGGACCCGATCTTCGAGATCGACGGCATCGTCCACTACTGCGTGGCCAATATGCCGGGCGCCGTCGCGCGCACCTCGACCATCGCGCTGACCAATACTACACTGAACTATGGCCTCACCATTGCCGGTCAGGGGCTGGAAGCCGCTGTCCGTGCGGACAAGGGACTGGCCGAAGGCGTGAACTGCTATGCCGGCAAGTGCACGCTGGACGGCGTCGCCGAGGCGTTTGGCATGGAATGCTTTGATATCGAGTCGCTGATCTGA
- a CDS encoding GntR family transcriptional regulator produces MTRSSSQTGRTDVYRALKDAIQYLDLMPGSVLHEAELTQHLNCSRTPIREALIRLSGEYLVEIYPQRSTYVAPIDFHLANEVAYMRHLLDSNVCLLLCRQKACISEAVEQTLYFMERAMGKDDVLEYIRLDNAFHRTIFSVAGHDLIWSSIANSRAHYNRVLVLDLKRPGMLQKSYQEHLQIVSSIEAGDAATLTAVMDVHHDHQNTDAREKAIRAQFPAYFAND; encoded by the coding sequence ATGACCCGTTCGTCCAGCCAAACCGGGCGCACCGACGTATATCGCGCCCTCAAGGACGCGATCCAATATCTCGACCTGATGCCGGGCTCCGTCCTGCACGAGGCTGAATTGACCCAGCACCTGAATTGCAGCCGCACGCCGATCCGCGAGGCCCTGATCCGCCTGTCCGGCGAATATCTGGTGGAGATCTACCCCCAACGCAGCACCTATGTCGCGCCGATCGATTTTCACCTAGCCAATGAGGTCGCCTACATGCGGCACCTGCTGGATTCCAACGTCTGCCTGCTCCTGTGCCGGCAAAAAGCCTGTATCAGCGAGGCGGTCGAGCAAACGCTCTATTTTATGGAGCGCGCCATGGGAAAGGACGATGTTCTGGAATACATCCGTTTGGACAACGCTTTCCACCGCACAATCTTTTCCGTCGCCGGGCACGATCTGATCTGGTCGAGCATCGCCAATTCCCGCGCGCATTACAACCGCGTGCTCGTGCTCGACCTGAAACGGCCCGGCATGCTGCAAAAATCCTATCAGGAGCACCTGCAAATTGTGAGCAGTATTGAGGCCGGCGACGCGGCGACGCTGACCGCCGTCATGGACGTACACCACGATCACCAGAATACCGATGCGCGGGAAAAAGCCATCCGCGCGCAGTTCCCCGCGTATTTCGCAAACGACTGA
- a CDS encoding 5-deoxy-glucuronate isomerase, producing MYIDKECKRGYNEYINCDVNNGENSMMDVALLIMEDGDTYSFHEEKKEMAWIMFEGKATVEYAGRSVDIDRPNPFEYSTYCLHLCAGDGCTITAHGHCEFYVQKTYNDNRFDAHLYTPEETDTWRRGADGECNGCIKRDVRTSFDYGNAPYSNMVLGEVVNLPGKWSSYPPHWHPQPEVYFYHFDKPQGFGAGWVDDEVCELHHNGLAVITKNTHSMVMAPGYPCCYAWGIRHLPGNPWKKTRIDDPIHEWLVDPKAKFWTGEENEG from the coding sequence ATGTATATCGACAAGGAATGCAAGCGAGGCTATAACGAGTACATCAACTGCGACGTAAACAACGGCGAAAACAGCATGATGGACGTCGCTCTGCTCATCATGGAGGACGGCGACACCTATTCCTTCCACGAGGAAAAGAAGGAAATGGCTTGGATCATGTTCGAGGGCAAGGCCACGGTGGAATACGCCGGCCGGTCCGTCGATATCGACCGCCCCAATCCGTTCGAGTACAGCACCTACTGCCTGCACCTGTGCGCGGGCGACGGCTGCACGATCACGGCCCACGGCCACTGCGAGTTTTACGTACAGAAGACCTATAACGACAACCGGTTCGACGCCCACCTTTATACCCCGGAGGAGACCGACACCTGGCGGCGCGGCGCGGACGGCGAGTGTAACGGCTGCATCAAGCGCGATGTGCGCACCAGCTTTGACTACGGCAACGCCCCCTATTCCAACATGGTGCTGGGCGAAGTCGTCAACCTGCCCGGCAAGTGGTCGAGCTATCCCCCGCACTGGCATCCGCAGCCCGAGGTCTATTTCTACCATTTCGACAAGCCGCAGGGCTTTGGCGCGGGCTGGGTGGACGACGAGGTGTGCGAATTGCACCACAACGGTCTGGCCGTCATCACCAAGAACACGCACTCCATGGTCATGGCGCCCGGTTACCCCTGCTGCTACGCTTGGGGCATCCGCCATCTGCCCGGCAATCCGTGGAAAAAGACCCGTATCGACGATCCAATCCACGAATGGCTGGTCGATCCCAAAGCGAAATTCTGGACCGGCGAGGAAAACGAAGGCTGA
- a CDS encoding LacI family DNA-binding transcriptional regulator, which translates to MKTITSVELAKLAGVSQSTVSRCLNDSPLVSEETKARVKKIAAEYSFQFNTNARGLKTNRTGVVGYIFSEDFTGFANHYIQSDLYYRIRMQLLRENLDVVPVFDDRTQEDQSAVEKSISNRRFDALIFNRPQVNDRVRNLLQETRIPYIFIYDTNEISEEPFMIAPHHTEIGRLAGDAFCRAGYERFVELTGPSQRIDVVHKHTGFTEALRRHGFGLPPSHVLCADYHLEQATEQTLAHIELFQPGTACFAQNDLMALGVIEALRQKQLRVPEDVAIIGADNIAMGTWFHPQLTTVAVDYDRIIELTVDWVLAMTEGRSLATYRYLLDSELVIRDTFVPPSQSGSIK; encoded by the coding sequence GTGAAAACCATTACTTCTGTCGAACTTGCAAAGCTTGCAGGCGTATCGCAGTCCACTGTTTCCCGCTGCCTGAACGACAGCCCGCTCGTATCGGAAGAAACCAAGGCGCGCGTGAAAAAAATCGCCGCCGAATACTCCTTTCAGTTCAATACGAATGCACGGGGCCTAAAGACCAACCGCACCGGCGTGGTCGGCTACATTTTTTCTGAAGACTTTACCGGCTTTGCCAATCACTATATCCAGAGCGACCTATACTATCGCATACGTATGCAGCTGCTGCGCGAAAATCTGGATGTCGTGCCGGTGTTTGACGACCGGACACAGGAAGACCAATCCGCAGTGGAAAAAAGCATAAGCAACCGGCGGTTTGACGCGCTGATTTTCAACCGTCCGCAGGTGAACGACCGCGTGCGCAACCTGTTGCAAGAAACGCGTATCCCCTATATTTTCATCTACGACACCAACGAGATCTCCGAGGAACCGTTCATGATCGCGCCGCACCATACCGAGATCGGCCGACTGGCAGGCGACGCGTTTTGCCGGGCCGGTTATGAACGCTTTGTCGAACTGACCGGCCCCTCGCAGCGCATCGATGTGGTCCATAAGCACACCGGATTCACGGAAGCGCTGCGCCGCCACGGCTTCGGCCTGCCCCCTTCCCACGTCTTGTGCGCGGACTACCATTTGGAACAGGCAACCGAGCAGACACTTGCCCATATCGAACTGTTCCAGCCCGGTACCGCGTGCTTTGCACAAAATGATCTCATGGCGCTCGGCGTGATCGAAGCCCTGCGACAAAAGCAGCTTCGCGTGCCGGAGGATGTGGCGATCATCGGCGCGGACAACATCGCCATGGGAACTTGGTTCCATCCCCAGCTCACCACGGTCGCGGTCGATTATGACCGGATCATCGAACTGACGGTCGATTGGGTGCTCGCCATGACCGAAGGCAGGTCCCTTGCGACCTACCGCTATCTGCTGGACAGCGAATTGGTCATTCGGGATACCTTTGTTCCCCCTAGCCAAAGCGGGTCGATCAAATGA